From Candidatus Bathyarchaeota archaeon, one genomic window encodes:
- a CDS encoding DUF6485 family protein has product MQRKKPCPNLDVNLKNCNCTYPSCDKKGKCCECIRFHRERNELPSCLFPSEVEKTYDRSIERFVAIYR; this is encoded by the coding sequence ATGCAAAGAAAAAAACCTTGCCCCAATCTTGATGTGAATCTGAAAAATTGTAATTGCACCTATCCATCATGCGATAAGAAGGGCAAATGTTGTGAATGCATTCGGTTTCATCGAGAGCGAAACGAGCTGCCTAGCTGCCTATTTCCATCCGAAGTTGAAAAAACATATGACAGGTCAATAGAGAGATTCGTGGCAATTTATAGGTGA
- a CDS encoding DNA-directed RNA polymerase subunit E'', with protein MTDKACRECHMITTGALCPKCKTATLSDDFSGLVIIIDPKESEIAKVMKINEKGRYALRVR; from the coding sequence ATGACTGATAAAGCCTGTCGAGAATGTCACATGATCACCACAGGCGCCTTATGCCCAAAATGCAAAACTGCAACCTTAAGTGACGACTTCAGCGGACTCGTCATCATTATTGATCCAAAAGAGTCAGAAATAGCGAAGGTAATGAAAATTAATGAGAAAGGACGTTACGCACTACGCGTTCGATAA
- a CDS encoding DNA-directed RNA polymerase, whose protein sequence is MFKLLVLEDTIRIPPEKFSEHLDQAGREQLRMKYEGMVDDELGYVVAVTKIKVNPTGKIIPGDGATYHKVSFSLLIFYPKIQEIVEGEVVEIADFGAFVRVGPIDALLHVSQLMDDFISYDERQGVLMGKETRRKLSSGDHIRARVTAVSLARSGGSGKIGVTARQPFLGKIEWIKEEVKKLRSEAEKEKAVNKAKEQEKKQQ, encoded by the coding sequence ATGTTTAAACTTCTCGTTCTGGAAGACACGATTCGCATACCCCCAGAAAAATTTAGTGAACACCTCGACCAAGCAGGCCGCGAACAGTTGAGAATGAAGTATGAAGGCATGGTGGACGATGAACTTGGATACGTGGTGGCTGTTACTAAGATTAAAGTTAATCCAACGGGGAAGATAATTCCCGGCGATGGCGCCACATACCACAAGGTGTCCTTCTCTCTTTTGATTTTTTATCCAAAAATTCAAGAAATTGTGGAAGGCGAAGTCGTGGAAATCGCGGATTTTGGGGCGTTCGTACGTGTTGGTCCAATCGACGCGTTGCTACATGTGTCGCAGCTGATGGATGATTTTATTTCTTATGACGAAAGGCAAGGTGTGTTGATGGGTAAGGAAACTAGAAGGAAACTGTCGTCAGGAGACCATATTAGAGCTCGTGTAACAGCCGTTTCACTGGCTCGAAGTGGTGGCTCTGGTAAAATTGGAGTAACTGCTAGGCAACCTTTTCTCGGAAAAATTGAATGGATAAAGGAAGAAGTGAAAAAACTAAGAAGTGAAGCTGAAAAGGAAAAAGCTGTCAATAAAGCTAAGGAGCAGGAGAAAAAGCAGCAATGA
- a CDS encoding 30S processome protein Utp24, with amino-acid sequence MSQKKSRKALKIILDSSFLFIPSQFKIDIFEELATVLNRRFEPVILSPTYKELQKIAESGSTKLRRQATLALKFAQKCRKIDAEKGVKESHDDVIVRVAAESECCAATNDRALRKRLRSINVPVVYLRQKSHLAVDGAI; translated from the coding sequence TTGTCTCAAAAAAAATCAAGAAAGGCATTAAAAATCATATTGGACTCAAGTTTCCTCTTTATACCTTCACAATTTAAAATTGACATTTTCGAAGAGTTAGCTACAGTTCTAAATCGACGTTTTGAACCAGTCATTCTCTCTCCAACCTACAAAGAATTACAGAAGATAGCTGAAAGTGGATCAACAAAACTGCGTCGACAAGCGACTTTAGCCTTGAAGTTTGCTCAAAAATGTCGCAAAATAGATGCGGAGAAAGGCGTTAAAGAGTCACATGACGATGTAATCGTTCGAGTGGCTGCAGAATCGGAATGCTGTGCTGCAACAAATGATCGAGCTTTAAGAAAGAGGCTGAGGAGTATAAACGTGCCAGTCGTTTATCTCAGACAAAAGTCACATTTAGCTGTAGATGGAGCCATCTAG